A genomic region of Miscanthus floridulus cultivar M001 chromosome 3, ASM1932011v1, whole genome shotgun sequence contains the following coding sequences:
- the LOC136546843 gene encoding 18.8 kDa class V heat shock protein-like, giving the protein MWAAHADQQPSQLGAASCIQWRSSSQCHRHTHAQVPLAMDSYYPMEEHPGFRPAQLPWQWQWRLFSLLSSQPELLPPRRAANHVSWEETAAAHLFSASLPGVRKEEIRVEVEDARYLVIRTELDAAAGAGARSFDRKFRLPGMVDVDDISAAYTHGVLTVTVPRMHTRARPVADVLGAGPARDHAARAA; this is encoded by the exons ATGTGGGCCGCACATGCCGACCAGCAGCCCTCGCAACTTGGAGCAGCAAGTTGCATCCAATGGAGGAGTAGCAGCCAGTGTCACCGTCACACTCACGCACAGGTTCCGCTCGCCATGGATTCTTATTACCCAATGGAGGAGCATCCAGGATTCCGGCCGGCGCAGCTGccatggcagtggcagtggcgcctcttctccctcctctcgTCCCAGCCGGAGCTGCTCCCGCCGCGGCGGGCGGCCAACCATGTCAGCTGGGAGGAGACCGCCGCCGCGCACCTCTTCTCCGCAAGCCTCCCGG GCGTGCGCAAGGAGGAGATcagggtggaggtggaggacgccAGGTACCTCGTCATCCGCACCGAGCTGGACGCTGCCGCCGGTGCGGGCGCGAGGAGCTTCGACCGGAAGTTCCGGCTGCCGGGGATGGTGGACGTGGACGACATCTCGGCGGCGTACACCCACGGCGTCCTGACCGTGACGGTCCCGCGGATGCACACCCGGGCAAGGCCTGTTGCCGACGTCCTCGGCGCCGGGCCGGCCCGCGATCACGCGGCCCGGGCGGCCTGA